In a genomic window of Spirosoma agri:
- a CDS encoding VWA domain-containing protein, with protein sequence MEPWYSLRWFSPDVWAQFRFSNPLALYFIPTIGMLFVLRYYLHRNSQQRLNMSLGSTTSRTSGSRFSENTIRVNQVLISSLRFLLPGSLFIAMSLLLIALARPQFVQTHREQQSEGIDIMLAMDVSSSMTETDLPPNRLAAARRVAQTFVNGRKNDRIGLVIFAGEAFSLCPLTTDYPLLKQYLSELNDRMIPASGTAIGDALARCINRMRDPAMTQEDSTQTEKKRSKLIILLSDGDNTAGNLDPVTAARLAKAFAIRIYTIAVGRATRSSTSASTIDEGILKTIADIGHGSFFRAADAGRLKAVFDQIDRLEKAPVRVLVYEDIQDYYRVYLYWAISFLLFALFLKNTIIGNVLED encoded by the coding sequence ATGGAGCCTTGGTACTCACTTCGCTGGTTTTCTCCGGATGTATGGGCGCAGTTTCGCTTCTCGAATCCGCTGGCACTCTACTTCATTCCGACCATTGGGATGCTGTTTGTGCTTCGGTATTATCTGCACCGGAACTCGCAGCAGCGGTTAAACATGTCGCTCGGGTCAACGACCAGCCGAACGTCGGGAAGTCGTTTCAGCGAGAATACGATTCGGGTCAATCAGGTATTGATCAGCTCACTGCGCTTTCTGCTGCCCGGTAGTCTGTTCATTGCCATGAGCCTGCTGTTGATCGCACTCGCTCGTCCGCAGTTTGTTCAGACGCATCGTGAGCAGCAGTCAGAAGGAATCGACATCATGCTGGCGATGGACGTATCATCGTCCATGACCGAGACCGATCTGCCACCTAACCGGCTGGCTGCGGCCCGGCGTGTCGCGCAGACCTTTGTCAATGGCCGTAAAAACGACCGAATTGGTCTCGTCATTTTTGCGGGAGAAGCCTTCTCGCTTTGCCCCCTTACGACCGACTACCCGTTGTTGAAACAATACCTGAGCGAACTGAACGACAGGATGATTCCTGCTTCGGGAACTGCCATCGGTGATGCGCTGGCTCGCTGTATCAACCGGATGCGCGACCCCGCTATGACGCAGGAGGATTCGACTCAAACCGAAAAGAAACGAAGCAAATTGATCATTTTGCTGAGCGACGGCGACAATACGGCCGGCAATCTGGATCCCGTTACCGCTGCCCGTTTGGCCAAGGCGTTTGCTATCCGGATCTACACAATCGCTGTTGGTCGGGCTACTCGTTCGAGTACATCGGCGTCTACGATAGACGAAGGCATCCTGAAAACCATTGCCGATATTGGTCATGGCAGTTTTTTTCGGGCAGCGGACGCCGGACGATTGAAGGCTGTATTCGACCAGATCGACCGGCTGGAAAAAGCCCCGGTCCGCGTGCTGGTTTACGAGGATATACAGGACTATTATCGGGTCTATCTATACTGGGCGATTTCATTTCTGCTGTTCGCGCTCTTTCTGAAAAATACGATCATCGGCAATGTGCTGGAAGACTGA
- a CDS encoding polyprenol monophosphomannose synthase — MKERLVVIPTYNEIENIEAIIRKVFSLPEPFDVLIVDDGSPDGTARIVRDLQEEYTGGNTSSRLHLLERRGKLGLGTAYIDGFKWALSRGYQYLFEMDADFSHNPEDLIKLYHACADEGPNRADVAVGSRYIRGVNVVNWPMGRVLMSYFAGVYVRFVTGMSIMDPTAGFVCYRHTVLEVIMHNPIKFVGYAFQIEMKFTCWKYGFRIKEVPIIFTDRTKGVSKMSTKIFKEAVFGVLQMKISSFFRHYIPRKQPAETMTEPVDAV; from the coding sequence GTGAAAGAACGTTTGGTAGTTATTCCAACCTATAATGAGATTGAGAACATTGAGGCCATCATCCGCAAAGTATTCTCACTACCGGAGCCGTTCGACGTACTGATCGTAGATGATGGTTCGCCCGATGGAACGGCCCGGATCGTTCGTGATTTACAGGAAGAATATACCGGTGGCAATACCTCATCCCGATTACACCTACTGGAACGGCGCGGTAAACTCGGGTTGGGTACGGCCTATATCGATGGGTTCAAATGGGCTTTGTCCAGAGGGTATCAGTATCTGTTCGAGATGGATGCCGATTTTTCGCACAACCCGGAAGACCTCATCAAGCTGTATCATGCCTGTGCCGACGAAGGTCCTAACCGGGCCGATGTAGCCGTTGGCTCACGCTATATACGGGGTGTTAACGTCGTTAATTGGCCAATGGGACGCGTTCTTATGTCCTATTTCGCGGGCGTTTATGTTCGGTTCGTTACGGGAATGTCCATCATGGACCCCACAGCAGGTTTCGTATGTTATCGCCATACGGTGCTGGAAGTAATTATGCACAACCCGATCAAGTTTGTGGGTTATGCGTTCCAGATCGAAATGAAATTCACCTGCTGGAAATACGGTTTCCGCATTAAGGAAGTACCAATTATTTTCACCGATCGCACAAAAGGCGTTTCCAAGATGTCTACCAAGATTTTCAAAGAAGCCGTTTTCGGTGTTTTGCAGATGAAAATCAGCAGTTTCTTCCGTCATTACATTCCCCGGAAACAGCCCGCCGAAACCATGACCGAACCCGTTGACGCAGTATAA
- a CDS encoding ABC transporter ATP-binding protein, giving the protein MLATKQLTFEYGPAKQFAFPDVYCANREALLILGRSGTGKTTFLHLLALLLRPKSGSVVIDQTDLTKLSAAETAAFRAKHVGIVYQKPHFVSSLSVLDNLVLANYLANKPQDKTLARDLAGQLGFGDHMAKKTHQLSQGEQQRVSIARAVMNQPDIILADEPTSSLDDENTDRVVKLLRDQSERIGASLIVVTHDQRLKDVFQNRIVL; this is encoded by the coding sequence ATGCTGGCAACCAAGCAACTCACCTTCGAATACGGTCCTGCGAAACAGTTCGCATTTCCGGATGTATATTGTGCTAACCGCGAAGCGCTCCTGATTCTGGGCCGGTCTGGCACCGGCAAAACAACTTTTCTTCACCTGCTGGCTTTGCTGCTTCGTCCGAAAAGTGGCTCGGTTGTTATCGATCAAACGGATTTGACCAAGTTGAGTGCCGCCGAAACGGCAGCCTTCCGGGCCAAGCACGTTGGTATTGTTTACCAGAAGCCCCACTTCGTCAGTTCGCTCTCAGTACTCGATAACCTGGTGCTGGCCAACTATCTGGCCAATAAGCCGCAGGATAAAACCCTCGCCCGTGATCTGGCTGGTCAACTTGGCTTTGGCGATCACATGGCGAAGAAAACGCACCAATTGAGTCAGGGCGAACAGCAGCGGGTCAGTATTGCGCGGGCCGTCATGAATCAGCCCGATATTATTCTGGCCGATGAACCCACATCGAGCCTTGACGACGAGAATACGGACCGCGTCGTCAAGCTCCTGCGTGATCAGTCGGAACGGATTGGGGCCAGCCTGATCGTCGTTACACACGACCAGCGTCTGAAAGATGTGTTTCAGAATCGGATCGTTCTCTAG
- a CDS encoding DUF4296 domain-containing protein: MSWHLIKQTIWMGLAILGLGLLQGCQSPEDKRPDNLIPTDRMATILTEVHMTESRVSRLGLRSIDSSNIAYKHLEKQIYQKFKVDTAAYAKSYVYYAAHPRQMEELYKQVVDNLKKLAEPKKQDRS; the protein is encoded by the coding sequence ATGAGTTGGCATCTGATCAAACAAACCATCTGGATGGGCCTGGCCATACTTGGCCTTGGGCTCCTGCAGGGCTGCCAGTCTCCGGAAGATAAACGTCCTGATAATCTGATCCCTACGGATCGTATGGCCACTATTTTAACCGAAGTACACATGACCGAATCACGTGTCAGTCGTCTGGGATTGCGGTCCATCGATTCGTCCAACATAGCGTACAAGCATCTGGAAAAACAGATTTATCAGAAGTTCAAGGTCGATACGGCGGCTTATGCGAAGAGTTACGTGTACTACGCAGCGCACCCTCGTCAGATGGAAGAGCTATATAAACAGGTTGTTGACAATCTGAAGAAGCTAGCTGAACCTAAAAAGCAAGACCGCTCATGA
- a CDS encoding acyltransferase family protein, with amino-acid sequence MVLLAHGVYKTPAHYTNNSVFTYLSNGSLGVRFFFVISGYLITKLLLAEEKKTGTINIKDFYVRRVLRIFPVFYLYILVVFGLKWFFIPDIVSSYYLVFFAGFYLWNYQHFFSYPSIPNDKGYWFFGHFWSLAVEEQFYLLWPLLFRKFDKTRLLKLCIALMLLMPLLRVAHYVIFPGMRLQIPMMLHTGGDTILTGCLGALLEEKILANKWLIYLMKNKLIVFILFILLFVVSPALAVMYKGSYGMTIGMTVNNLLIIFLVLWCIHIPSFVARVLNSKLLIHIGVLSYSLYVWQQLFLTYQLNYWINQFPQNFIAVFGVATVSYYFVEKPVLRLKNRFKRITLFNREEKISFARRTGPIES; translated from the coding sequence ATGGTATTACTTGCTCATGGGGTCTACAAAACTCCGGCTCATTATACGAACAATTCTGTCTTTACCTACCTGTCGAACGGCTCCCTGGGAGTCAGGTTTTTCTTCGTTATCAGTGGTTATCTGATCACGAAGCTGTTGCTCGCTGAAGAAAAAAAGACAGGAACAATCAATATAAAAGATTTTTATGTTCGCCGAGTGCTGCGGATCTTCCCTGTGTTTTACCTGTATATACTAGTTGTTTTCGGGTTAAAGTGGTTTTTCATTCCCGACATAGTTAGTAGCTATTACCTTGTTTTTTTCGCTGGTTTTTATCTGTGGAACTACCAGCATTTTTTTAGTTATCCGTCCATCCCCAATGATAAGGGATACTGGTTCTTCGGTCATTTCTGGTCATTGGCCGTAGAGGAACAATTTTATCTCCTATGGCCTCTTCTGTTCAGAAAATTCGATAAGACCCGATTACTGAAATTGTGTATAGCCCTTATGTTGCTCATGCCACTGCTGAGAGTGGCGCATTATGTTATATTTCCCGGTATGCGTTTGCAGATTCCTATGATGCTGCATACCGGAGGAGATACTATTCTCACGGGCTGTCTTGGTGCTTTACTGGAAGAAAAAATCCTGGCGAATAAATGGCTGATCTATTTAATGAAGAACAAGCTGATCGTATTTATCCTGTTTATCCTGCTCTTCGTGGTATCACCTGCGCTAGCCGTAATGTATAAAGGATCTTATGGCATGACAATCGGGATGACCGTAAATAATCTGCTTATTATTTTTCTGGTCCTGTGGTGCATCCACATACCATCCTTTGTTGCGCGCGTTCTAAACAGTAAGCTACTGATTCACATTGGGGTGTTGTCGTATTCACTCTATGTCTGGCAGCAACTGTTTCTGACCTACCAGTTAAATTACTGGATCAATCAATTTCCTCAAAACTTCATTGCGGTCTTCGGCGTCGCTACCGTTTCGTATTACTTTGTCGAGAAACCTGTCTTGCGTTTGAAAAACAGGTTTAAACGAATAACGCTGTTCAATCGCGAAGAGAAAATAAGCTTTGCTAGACGTACGGGACCTATCGAAAGCTGA
- the hemG gene encoding protoporphyrinogen oxidase, which produces MSIGIIGAGISGLTLAYELQQQGVDYHLWEASEKAGGYIGSTWETGPDGQRYLCELGPNSLLGDADLLLWLDQLGLTPELTFSKPVSKARYIFRDGHYRQLPSGPPSLLFGSFFSWKTKLAIFRERTNKTQSPGNETLGQFFRRRFSSEIVDYALAPFVAGIYAGDPENLLVSETFPMLLRYEKEYGSVLRGFIKNQSTAGRRQSFSFRNGMQALPDALAARLTNLSLNDPVSRISRTTDGWQVETKSGTQHVDQLVLAVSTDAAARLVLADYPAFGDALRHVEYPPMTAIHSVYKRADVQHPLNGFGGLNPTIEGRFAAGHIWSSSVFDGRCPDDEVLITTMVGGQSGERNARLADSVLTDSVQRELSASFGIAGKAPVFQKLTRWERAIPQYNAQILAVKQQVERVEKDDLFVCANWHNGVSLSDCIGKAKRLANQLSTKSLINKF; this is translated from the coding sequence ATGAGTATTGGTATCATTGGCGCCGGCATTTCGGGCCTTACACTGGCCTACGAGTTACAGCAACAAGGTGTAGACTATCACCTTTGGGAAGCGTCCGAAAAGGCGGGGGGCTACATCGGATCGACGTGGGAAACGGGACCGGACGGCCAGCGGTATCTGTGCGAGCTAGGGCCAAACTCGTTGCTTGGCGATGCTGACTTATTGCTCTGGCTCGACCAACTGGGACTAACTCCTGAGCTGACGTTCAGCAAGCCCGTCAGCAAGGCCCGGTATATTTTTCGCGACGGTCACTACCGCCAGTTACCATCGGGTCCGCCATCGCTGTTGTTCGGTTCGTTCTTTAGCTGGAAAACCAAACTGGCCATCTTTCGGGAGCGGACCAATAAAACACAATCGCCGGGTAATGAAACGTTGGGGCAATTTTTCAGACGCCGTTTTTCCAGTGAGATCGTCGATTATGCACTGGCCCCGTTCGTAGCGGGCATTTACGCGGGTGACCCCGAAAATCTGCTCGTCTCCGAGACATTTCCGATGCTTTTGCGCTACGAAAAAGAATATGGCTCGGTGTTACGCGGTTTCATAAAAAATCAATCGACCGCCGGGCGTCGGCAGTCGTTTAGCTTTCGGAACGGTATGCAGGCGCTACCCGATGCGCTGGCCGCCAGGTTAACGAATCTCTCGCTCAACGATCCGGTTTCGCGCATCAGCCGAACCACTGATGGCTGGCAGGTAGAAACGAAATCCGGTACGCAGCACGTTGATCAGCTGGTGCTCGCCGTTAGTACCGACGCTGCCGCCCGGTTGGTTCTGGCCGATTATCCGGCTTTTGGCGATGCCCTTCGCCATGTTGAGTACCCACCAATGACGGCCATTCATTCGGTTTACAAACGCGCGGATGTGCAGCACCCACTCAACGGTTTTGGCGGCCTGAACCCAACGATCGAAGGGCGGTTTGCCGCCGGTCATATCTGGAGCAGTTCGGTGTTTGACGGGCGCTGTCCCGACGATGAAGTACTGATTACGACAATGGTTGGCGGACAGTCGGGTGAGCGCAACGCCAGACTAGCGGATAGCGTACTGACCGATAGCGTTCAACGGGAATTGAGCGCCAGTTTCGGCATAGCGGGGAAAGCCCCTGTTTTTCAGAAACTAACGCGCTGGGAACGCGCTATTCCGCAGTACAATGCTCAGATTCTGGCGGTCAAGCAACAGGTCGAGCGTGTTGAAAAAGACGACTTATTTGTGTGCGCAAACTGGCACAACGGCGTTTCTCTTTCCGACTGCATTGGAAAGGCAAAACGGCTAGCTAATCAATTGAGCACCAAATCCCTGATTAACAAATTTTAA
- a CDS encoding peptidylprolyl isomerase encodes MRNFLLLFFLIPLLTVGQNRKKKDYLVSLNTPYGTMRLVLYDQTPKHKENFIKLVNQKFYDSLLFHRIIPLFMIQGGDPKSRKAQADEPMGGGDIGYKIPAEFVPTLFHKKGALAAARDNNPEKASSGCQFYVVQGRVWSDEELQKQITRIQTMKGHVPTDEQKQVYKTVGGAPHLDGNYTVFGEVIDGLAVVDSIAKQPRNELDRPKQDIRMTMTGAWVKKKKIKKQFGYQPL; translated from the coding sequence ATGCGAAACTTTCTGTTGCTCTTTTTTTTGATACCGTTACTAACAGTCGGGCAAAACCGGAAGAAAAAAGATTACCTTGTCTCGCTCAACACGCCGTACGGCACCATGCGACTCGTGTTATATGACCAGACGCCCAAGCATAAAGAAAACTTTATTAAACTCGTCAACCAGAAATTTTACGACAGTCTGTTGTTTCACCGGATTATCCCGCTGTTTATGATTCAGGGGGGCGACCCGAAATCACGGAAGGCACAGGCCGACGAACCGATGGGAGGAGGTGACATTGGCTATAAAATTCCGGCTGAATTTGTCCCGACTCTGTTTCACAAAAAGGGCGCACTGGCGGCTGCCCGCGATAATAATCCCGAAAAAGCATCAAGTGGCTGTCAGTTTTACGTGGTGCAGGGGCGCGTCTGGAGCGATGAGGAGTTGCAGAAGCAGATTACCCGCATTCAGACCATGAAAGGGCATGTTCCGACGGATGAGCAAAAACAGGTGTACAAAACAGTAGGCGGTGCTCCTCATCTGGACGGAAACTACACCGTGTTTGGTGAAGTGATTGACGGGCTGGCCGTTGTAGACAGCATAGCCAAACAGCCGCGTAATGAGCTGGACCGTCCCAAACAGGACATCCGAATGACCATGACGGGGGCTTGGGTGAAGAAAAAAAAGATTAAGAAACAGTTCGGATATCAACCCCTGTAG
- a CDS encoding DUF167 domain-containing protein codes for MILHLKAKPGSKVDQLFYDAAGLLNAKIRAPAQDGKANAYLVEFLANQFGISKSRVTLVAGFTNPHKRLEVDVTDEEFRHVQERFR; via the coding sequence GTGATACTCCATCTGAAAGCAAAACCCGGCAGCAAAGTAGATCAACTATTCTACGATGCTGCCGGATTGCTTAACGCTAAGATCAGGGCACCCGCTCAGGATGGTAAGGCCAATGCTTATCTGGTTGAATTTCTGGCTAACCAATTCGGCATCTCAAAGTCGAGAGTGACCCTTGTCGCCGGGTTTACGAATCCGCACAAACGGCTGGAGGTCGATGTTACGGACGAGGAATTCAGACACGTTCAGGAGCGTTTTCGCTGA
- a CDS encoding DUF58 domain-containing protein: MDEFLARLRNFDIQIRKAVNSQMRGSFRSVFKGSGLEFSDLRIYQYGDDVRAIDWNVSSKGHGTFVKVFREEKDQTVFFVVDVSASQQVGPQHRAKLDATKEVCGVLAMSAIREASHVGLYCFSDQKERYIKPSNSMKTGYQLIMSLFKLQPESARTNLADALLFTLNCLKRRSVVILLSDFIDQGYEHNLKALARKHDLVVIHFYDQREVNLPRLGIIPVHDTESGRTVWLNTSSASYRHRLRETFQQNQSRLERLCKQFNANYLALDSQEDFVPKLIDLFRVRKYQ; the protein is encoded by the coding sequence ATGGACGAGTTCTTGGCCCGGCTACGTAATTTCGATATTCAGATCCGCAAGGCTGTCAACTCGCAGATGCGCGGTAGTTTTCGTTCCGTTTTTAAAGGATCTGGTCTGGAGTTCAGTGACTTACGTATCTATCAGTACGGCGATGATGTGCGGGCTATCGACTGGAACGTTTCCTCAAAGGGGCACGGTACGTTCGTGAAAGTATTCCGGGAAGAAAAAGATCAGACGGTTTTTTTTGTCGTTGACGTCAGCGCATCGCAGCAGGTCGGGCCGCAGCACCGGGCCAAATTAGATGCCACGAAAGAAGTGTGTGGTGTACTGGCGATGTCGGCCATCCGCGAAGCTAGTCATGTCGGTTTATACTGTTTTTCGGATCAGAAAGAGCGGTACATCAAGCCGTCGAATAGTATGAAAACGGGCTATCAGTTGATCATGAGTCTGTTCAAGCTGCAACCGGAATCGGCACGGACCAACCTGGCCGATGCGCTGCTGTTTACGCTGAACTGCCTCAAACGGCGAAGTGTCGTGATTCTGCTCTCTGATTTTATTGATCAGGGTTATGAACATAATCTCAAGGCGCTGGCACGAAAACACGATCTGGTCGTTATTCATTTCTATGATCAGCGCGAGGTCAATCTGCCCCGACTTGGCATCATTCCGGTTCACGATACGGAGAGTGGCCGGACTGTCTGGCTCAATACATCGTCGGCGTCGTATCGGCACCGGTTGCGGGAGACGTTTCAGCAGAATCAATCCCGTCTGGAGCGACTTTGCAAACAGTTTAATGCAAATTATCTGGCACTTGATTCCCAGGAGGATTTTGTGCCGAAACTTATCGATCTGTTTCGGGTAAGGAAGTATCAGTAG
- a CDS encoding potassium transporter KefB, whose amino-acid sequence MKNESTIQPIHPAPLGKRMVQGAGVALLLIAFFLFKSGEPNPEWGKLWMIKPLLMVPVAGAMGGAFYYFMDYLRYQGGWKKLIATVLSLIGYIFALWIGTVLGLNGTMWN is encoded by the coding sequence ATGAAAAACGAGTCAACAATACAGCCAATTCATCCAGCGCCACTTGGCAAACGAATGGTACAGGGCGCGGGAGTTGCTCTACTCCTGATCGCATTTTTCCTGTTTAAAAGTGGCGAGCCTAATCCTGAATGGGGGAAACTATGGATGATCAAACCGCTGCTAATGGTGCCCGTAGCCGGTGCGATGGGCGGTGCATTCTACTATTTTATGGATTACCTGCGCTACCAGGGCGGTTGGAAAAAGCTGATTGCTACCGTACTGAGCCTGATTGGCTACATTTTTGCGCTGTGGATCGGTACTGTTCTGGGATTAAACGGCACCATGTGGAATTAA
- a CDS encoding SDR family oxidoreductase — MKKRILLTGANGLLGQKLVGLLVQQPDVDLIATARGSNRLPFADGYTYRSMDITDRQQVLDVIADVRPNVVIHGAAMTDVDKCEVQKDDCWAQNVHAVEYIIEACQATDAFLVHVSTDFIFDGADGPYDETAEANPISFYGWSKEAGESAVKHSKIRWAIARTVLVYGIAHDMSRSNIILWVKKSLEEGKNIKVVTDQWRSPTLAEDLAMGCYLIADQEAEGIFNISGKEVITPYEMAIKTADYFGLDKSLIAQADASTFTQVARRPPRTGFILDKAQTVLGYNPHSFEEGIAILADQLKQPV, encoded by the coding sequence ATGAAAAAACGAATTTTACTCACTGGTGCCAATGGCTTATTGGGCCAGAAATTGGTTGGTTTGCTGGTGCAGCAGCCAGATGTTGACTTAATCGCAACGGCACGGGGCAGTAATCGCCTGCCTTTTGCGGATGGCTATACGTACCGGTCAATGGACATCACTGACCGTCAGCAGGTACTTGATGTGATCGCCGATGTACGCCCAAACGTAGTTATCCACGGCGCTGCGATGACGGATGTGGATAAGTGCGAAGTTCAGAAAGATGATTGCTGGGCGCAGAATGTCCACGCTGTCGAGTATATCATCGAAGCGTGCCAGGCGACTGACGCGTTCCTAGTACACGTATCGACTGACTTTATTTTTGATGGTGCCGACGGCCCCTACGACGAAACCGCCGAAGCGAATCCGATCAGTTTTTATGGCTGGAGCAAAGAGGCTGGTGAGTCGGCGGTCAAGCATTCGAAAATCCGCTGGGCCATTGCGCGAACGGTACTCGTCTATGGGATCGCGCACGACATGAGCCGTAGTAACATCATTCTGTGGGTCAAAAAGTCGTTGGAAGAGGGAAAAAATATCAAGGTTGTAACCGACCAATGGCGTAGTCCGACCCTGGCCGAGGATCTGGCTATGGGCTGTTACCTCATTGCCGATCAGGAAGCTGAAGGGATCTTTAATATTTCGGGTAAGGAAGTGATAACGCCCTACGAAATGGCAATTAAAACAGCCGATTATTTCGGCTTGGATAAGTCGCTGATTGCCCAGGCCGACGCATCGACGTTTACGCAGGTTGCCCGCCGTCCTCCGCGTACCGGATTCATTCTGGACAAAGCGCAAACGGTGCTTGGGTATAATCCGCACTCGTTCGAAGAAGGCATTGCTATCCTGGCCGACCAGCTAAAGCAACCCGTCTAA
- a CDS encoding ribonuclease HII, translating into MLKSYYNAEAVEAGLDEVGRGCLAGPVVAAAVILPRDYTHPILNDSKQLTRFQREQLRTDIQRDALAWAVAEVSHEDIDRINILKASFLAMHRAVDVLVVRPDHLLVDGNRFVPYPMIPHTCIIKGDAHYLSIAAASVLAKTYRDALMEELGREFPAYGWAKNVGYPTPIHRAAIREFGPTKYHRMSFRLL; encoded by the coding sequence ATGCTTAAATCCTATTACAACGCGGAGGCCGTCGAAGCGGGTTTAGATGAAGTTGGCCGGGGATGTCTGGCGGGCCCCGTCGTGGCCGCTGCGGTTATCCTCCCGCGTGATTATACGCACCCGATTTTAAACGACTCCAAGCAATTGACCCGCTTCCAGCGAGAACAGCTTCGTACGGATATCCAGCGGGATGCACTGGCTTGGGCCGTAGCCGAAGTATCGCACGAAGACATCGACCGGATCAATATTCTGAAGGCCAGTTTTCTGGCCATGCACCGCGCTGTTGATGTGTTAGTGGTCAGGCCCGATCATTTACTGGTGGATGGTAACCGGTTTGTGCCGTATCCCATGATTCCGCATACGTGTATCATCAAAGGCGATGCTCATTACTTGTCCATTGCGGCTGCTTCAGTGCTGGCGAAAACCTACCGCGACGCGCTGATGGAGGAGCTAGGGCGCGAATTTCCGGCGTATGGCTGGGCGAAGAACGTGGGTTACCCAACGCCCATACATCGGGCCGCTATCCGGGAGTTTGGCCCGACGAAATACCACCGAATGAGCTTTCGGCTGCTGTAA